CGGAACGGTTTTTAATCTTTAACTCCTGCTTGAGAGCGAATATATTTCTCAATCATTTCTATTGTTGCTCCTCCAGTTGTTAAAATGCAATAACTTCTACTCCAAAATACTGGTTTCCAGTAATATTCTTTTAAATATTCACTATGTTTTTTCCTAATAAGTCTTGAAGAAACAGTCTTTAGAGTATTAACTAATTTTGCTAATTCCACTTGGGGAGGTGTTTCAAATAGTAAGTTCT
The sequence above is a segment of the Vallitalea longa genome. Coding sequences within it:
- the tnpA gene encoding IS200/IS605 family transposase, with protein sequence NLLFETPPQVELAKLVNTLKTVSSRLIRKKHSEYLKEYYWKPVFWSRSYCILTTGGATIEMIEKYIRSQAGVKD